A stretch of the Thermococcus sp. genome encodes the following:
- a CDS encoding DUF998 domain-containing protein — MMRYLKYSGILAGLSYWLFVAWSISRNGWFSFFHNALSDLGSLEMAASPWIYNYGLIVTAVFMLVFSIYLILASENRLQTVGGAYISISALFLALIGVFHAGTRPHSFVSTYFFVQFFLGMLVYGAGSKDKAVRYGSGFIFALAVMGTLINWPSVALIETYEIALVMAFTVLVAVRG; from the coding sequence ATGATGCGGTACCTCAAGTACTCCGGAATCCTGGCCGGATTGAGCTACTGGCTCTTCGTTGCCTGGAGCATAAGCCGTAACGGGTGGTTTTCCTTCTTCCACAACGCCCTGAGCGACCTCGGTTCACTCGAAATGGCCGCCTCGCCGTGGATATACAACTACGGCCTCATCGTGACGGCGGTGTTTATGCTTGTCTTCTCCATTTACCTCATCCTCGCATCGGAGAACAGGCTCCAGACGGTCGGTGGGGCGTACATCAGCATCTCGGCCCTTTTCCTGGCCCTCATAGGAGTTTTCCACGCCGGTACCAGGCCACACTCCTTCGTCTCGACCTACTTCTTCGTCCAGTTCTTCTTGGGGATGCTTGTCTACGGGGCGGGTTCAAAGGATAAGGCCGTTCGCTACGGTTCGGGGTTTATCTTCGCGCTGGCGGTGATGGGGACACTCATAAACTGGCCGTCTGTGGCGCTGATAGAGACCTACGAGATAGCCCTGGTGATGGCCTTCACGGTTCTCGTCGCAGTTAGGGGGTGA
- a CDS encoding 2-oxoacid:acceptor oxidoreductase family protein: protein MEALRYIYFLKPEGTVITNTRLIHHPYETENFVKGKIDKYVTYDEIVENIKKSGAKLYEIDALKLAEEAGTALAQNVVLVGALTALPDFPIDKEAMLEAVKASVPEKAMEANVKAFELGYEAMKVLL from the coding sequence ATGGAGGCCTTGAGGTACATATACTTCCTGAAGCCCGAGGGGACCGTGATAACGAACACGCGCCTCATACACCACCCCTACGAGACCGAGAACTTCGTGAAGGGTAAGATAGACAAATACGTGACCTACGATGAGATAGTCGAAAACATCAAAAAGTCTGGAGCTAAGCTCTACGAGATAGACGCCCTCAAGCTGGCCGAAGAGGCCGGAACTGCACTGGCCCAGAACGTCGTCCTTGTGGGGGCTTTGACAGCTCTGCCGGACTTCCCGATAGACAAAGAGGCCATGCTCGAAGCCGTGAAGGCCAGCGTACCGGAGAAAGCAATGGAGGCCAATGTTAAGGCCTTTGAGCTGGGCTACGAGGCGATGAAGGTGCTTCTCTGA
- a CDS encoding PadR family transcriptional regulator — protein sequence MGTDVERRIIKGLFTVPLKDIILVIVGLKGEAHGYEILKELEKLAIGLWKPSHSNLYTLLSKMVEEGLLEPREEYRGRVRRVKYSLTPKGLEYLKVSNDLALRVLYTSVNYHEALKKKLDALGEKKGMDKEAVKEYLELLKKIRDILDEEIKTIESNIP from the coding sequence ATGGGAACTGACGTGGAACGCAGAATCATCAAGGGGTTGTTTACTGTCCCCTTGAAGGATATAATCCTGGTGATAGTTGGGCTTAAGGGTGAGGCCCACGGCTACGAGATACTTAAGGAGCTTGAGAAGCTTGCAATCGGCCTCTGGAAGCCGAGTCACAGCAACCTTTACACCCTCCTCAGCAAGATGGTTGAGGAGGGCCTTCTGGAGCCGAGGGAGGAGTACCGCGGGAGGGTGAGGCGCGTCAAGTACAGTCTCACCCCGAAGGGGCTCGAGTATCTGAAGGTCTCGAACGATCTTGCTCTGCGGGTTCTATACACGTCTGTGAACTATCACGAGGCCCTCAAGAAGAAGCTCGACGCCCTTGGCGAGAAAAAGGGGATGGACAAAGAGGCCGTCAAAGAGTACCTGGAGCTTCTGAAGAAGATACGAGACATCCTGGACGAAGAGATAAAGACTATAGAATCGAATATCCCGTGA
- a CDS encoding oleate hydratase, with amino-acid sequence MLNYKRVTPRKIPDIKERKAYMVGGGIASLAAAVFLIRDAKMPGENIHIIEKTPVNGGCLDGSGDPENGYLLRGGRMFEEHYEATWDLLGSIPSLDDPEKTILDEVVEFNKEYVGSSKCRLVGTPGKKVDFSKYGLTFRHLNEMNELIMTPEEKLGGITIEQWFSKDFFETNFWYFWATMFAFQPWHSVAEMRRYMLRFMHLVPGLNRIEGVKRTPYNQYDSIILPIQKWLKERGVNFIMGTKVVDVEITERDGRKYITRLYTKGQNGEGVIEVGEKDLVFITLGSMVDNSTYGDLDHPPVLNRGEGDSWKLWRKLVEKDPSLGNPDVFAGDIDKTKWESFTITFKGDKFLKMLEEFTGNRTGTGGLVTFRDSSWLMSIVAFRQPHFRNQPEDVTVLWGYGLFVDREGDYIKKPMSQATGREIFLELLYHLGWLEKKDELMETVINVRTAMMPYITAHFMPRKPGDRPPVIPENYANLALMGQYVEIPGECVFTVEYSVKSAMMGVYSLLDLGREVPPAHTPYQEVPVLVKAIETLVDNDKKELFKHTMMLYLAGRL; translated from the coding sequence ATGCTAAACTACAAGCGCGTAACCCCCAGGAAGATACCGGACATCAAAGAGAGGAAGGCCTACATGGTAGGCGGCGGCATAGCCTCCCTTGCGGCGGCGGTTTTCCTCATAAGGGACGCCAAAATGCCTGGAGAGAACATCCACATAATCGAGAAGACCCCGGTCAACGGCGGCTGCCTTGACGGCTCCGGCGACCCGGAGAACGGCTACCTGCTCAGGGGCGGCAGGATGTTCGAGGAGCACTACGAGGCAACCTGGGACCTCCTCGGCAGCATCCCCTCGCTCGACGACCCGGAGAAGACCATCCTCGACGAGGTTGTGGAGTTCAATAAGGAGTACGTTGGCTCCTCCAAGTGTCGCCTCGTCGGAACGCCGGGCAAAAAGGTGGACTTCAGCAAATACGGGCTGACCTTCCGGCACCTCAACGAGATGAACGAACTCATCATGACGCCTGAGGAGAAGCTCGGCGGAATAACTATAGAGCAGTGGTTCTCCAAGGATTTCTTCGAGACGAACTTTTGGTACTTCTGGGCCACGATGTTCGCCTTCCAGCCCTGGCACAGCGTTGCCGAGATGAGGCGCTACATGCTCCGCTTCATGCACCTCGTCCCCGGCCTCAACAGGATAGAGGGCGTCAAGAGGACTCCCTACAACCAGTACGACTCGATAATCCTTCCGATACAGAAGTGGCTCAAGGAGAGGGGAGTCAACTTCATAATGGGAACCAAGGTGGTTGACGTCGAGATAACCGAGAGGGACGGCAGGAAGTACATCACCCGGCTCTACACCAAGGGTCAGAACGGTGAGGGTGTCATAGAGGTCGGGGAGAAGGACCTCGTCTTCATAACCCTCGGCTCGATGGTGGACAACTCCACCTACGGCGACCTCGACCACCCGCCGGTTCTCAACAGGGGCGAGGGCGACAGCTGGAAACTCTGGAGAAAGCTCGTCGAGAAGGACCCGTCCCTCGGAAACCCCGACGTCTTCGCGGGCGACATCGACAAGACCAAGTGGGAGTCCTTCACGATAACCTTCAAGGGAGATAAGTTCCTCAAGATGCTCGAGGAGTTCACGGGCAACAGGACCGGAACCGGGGGCCTGGTTACCTTCAGGGACTCCTCATGGCTGATGTCCATCGTGGCCTTCAGGCAGCCGCACTTCAGGAACCAGCCGGAGGACGTTACCGTCCTCTGGGGCTATGGGCTGTTCGTCGACAGGGAGGGAGACTACATCAAGAAGCCGATGAGCCAGGCCACGGGCAGGGAGATATTCCTGGAGCTTCTCTACCACCTCGGCTGGCTTGAGAAGAAGGACGAGCTCATGGAGACTGTTATTAACGTCCGCACGGCCATGATGCCTTATATCACCGCCCACTTCATGCCGAGGAAGCCCGGCGACAGGCCACCAGTCATCCCGGAGAACTATGCCAACCTTGCCCTGATGGGCCAGTATGTCGAGATACCCGGTGAGTGTGTCTTCACCGTCGAGTATTCGGTTAAGTCGGCCATGATGGGCGTCTACAGCCTCTTAGACCTCGGCAGGGAGGTTCCACCGGCGCACACGCCCTATCAGGAGGTCCCTGTTCTGGTGAAAGCTATAGAGACGCTCGTCGACAACGACAAGAAGGAGCTGTTCAAGCACACCATGATGCTTTATCTCGCCGGAAGGCTGTGA